A genomic window from Sebastes fasciatus isolate fSebFas1 chromosome 7, fSebFas1.pri, whole genome shotgun sequence includes:
- the LOC141771123 gene encoding cullin-5-like isoform X1, protein MATSNLLKNKGSLQFEDKWDLMRPIVLKLLRQEAVTKQQWFDLFSDVHAVCLWDDKGPAKIHQALKEDILDFIKQAQARVLSHQDDTALLKAYIVEWRKFFTQCDILPKPFCQLEITLMGKQGSNKKTNMEDSIVRKLMLDTWNESIFSNIKSRLQDSAMKLVHAERQGEAFDSQLVIGVRESYVNLCSNPEDKLQIYRDNFEKAYLDSTERFYRTQAPSYLQQNGVQNYMKYADAKLREEEKRALRYLETRRECNSVQALMECCVNALVTSFKETILAECPGMIKRNETDKLHLMFSLMDKVPSGIEPMLKDLEEHIVNAGLADMVAAAETITSDSEKYVEQLLTLFNRFSKLVKEAFHDDPRFLTARDKAYKAVVNDATIFKLELPLKQKGVGMKTQPESKCPELLANYCDMLLRKTPLSKKLTSEEIELKLKEVLLVLKYVQNKDVFMRYHKAHLTRRLILDISADSEIEENMVEWLREVGMPADYVNKLARMFQDIKVSEDLNQVFKEMHKHNKLALPADSVNIKILNAGAWSRSSEKVFVSLPTELEDLIPEVEDFYKRNHSGRKLHWHHLMSNGIITLKNDVGQYDLEVTTFQLAVLFAWNQRPRERISFENLKLATELPDAELRRTLWSLVAFPKLKRQVLSYDPPVSTPKDFTDSTLFYVNQEFSLIKNSKVQKRGKINLIGRLQLTTERMREEENEGIVQLRILRTQEAIIQIMKMRKRISNAQLQTELVEILKNMFLPQKKMIKEQIEWLIEHKYIKRDETDINTFLYMA, encoded by the exons AACAAGGGGTCCCTGCAGTTTGAGGACAAGTGGGATCTGATGCGCCCCATCGTTCTCAAGCTGCTCAGACAGGAAGCCGTCACCAAGCAACAGTGGTTCGACTTGTTCTC AGATGTCCATGCTGTGTGTCTATGGGATGATAAAGGACCAGCCAAAATCCACCAAGCCCTCAAAGAGGACATCCTAGACTTCATCAAACAAGCACAGGCT CGGGTGCTGAGCCACCAGGACGACACAGCCCTGCTAAAGGCCTACATCGTAGAGTGGAGGAAGTTCTTCACCCAGTGTGACATCCTGCCCAAACCCTTCTGTCAGCTGGAGATCACGCTCATGGGCAAACAGGGCAgcaacaagaaaacaaacatggagGACAGCATCGTACGCAag CTGATGTTGGACACGTGGAACGAGTCGATCTTTTCCAACATCAAGAGTCGCCTGCAGGACAGCGCCATGAAGCTAGTGCACGCTGAGAGACAGGGGGAGGCCTTCGACTCCCAGCTCGTTATAGGAGTACGAGAGTCGTACG TGAACCTGTGTTCTAACCCAGAGGACAAGCTGCAGATCTACAGGGATAACTTTGAGAAAGCCTACCTGGACTCCACAGAGAGGTTTTACAGAACACAGGCACCGTCCTACCTGCAACAGAACGGCGTCCAGAACTACATGAAATAT GCAGACGCGAAgctgagagaagaggagaagagagcaCTTAGATATCTAGAGACACGTCGTGAATGTAACTCTGTTCAAGCT CTTATGGAGTGTTGTGTGAACGCTCTGGTGACCTCGTTCAAAGAGACCATCCTCGCCGAATGTCCAGGGATGATCAAACGAAACGAGACAGACA AGCTGCACCTGATGTTTTCACTGATGGACAAGGTTCCCAGCGGGATCGAGCCCATGCTGAAAGATTTGGAAGAACATATCGTCAATGCTGGACTAGCAGACATGGTGGCTGCTGCCGAGACTATCACTAGC GACTCTGAGAAGTACGTGGAGCAGTTGTTGACTTTGTTTAATCGCTTCAGTAAGCTGGTAAAGGAGGCCTTCCATGACGACCCTCGCTTCCTCACAGCAAGAGATAAG GCTTACAAGGCTGTTGTCAATGACGCCACCATCTTCAAACTGGAGCTGCCTCTGAAACAGAAAGG TGTGGGTATGAAGACTCAGCCGGAGTCAAAGTGTCCTGAGCTGCTGGCGAACTACTGTGACATGCTGCTGAGGAAAACTCCTCTCAGCAAGAAACTCACCTCGGAGGAAATCGAGCTCAAACTCAAAGAAGTG CTCTTGGTGTTGAAGTACGTCCAGAATAAAGACGTGTTCATGCGTTACCACAAAGCTCACCTGACCAGGCGCCTGATTCTGGACATTTCAGCCGATAGCGAAATTGAAGAGAACATGGTGGAGTGGCTGAGA GAAGTAGGAATGCCTGCTGATTATGTGAACAAGCTGGCCAGGATGTTTCAGGACATCAAGGTCTCAGAGGACCTCAATCAGGTcttcaaagagatgcacaaacacaacaagcTGGCACTGCCag CGGACAGTGTGAACATTAAGATCCTGAACGCCGGGGCGTGGTCACGAAGCAGTGAGAAGGTTTTTGTCTCGCTGCCCACGGAGCTGGAGGACCTGATCCCTGAGGTGGAAGACTTCTACAAGAGGAATCACAGCGGTCGCAAACTCCACTGGCATCACCTCATGTCCAACGGCATT ATCACCCTTAAAAACGATGTGGGGCAGTACGACCTGGAGGTGACGACGTTCCAGCTGGCGGTGTTGTTCGCCTGGAACCAGAGACCCAGAGAGAGAATCAGCTTTGAGAACCTCAAACTGGCCACCGAGCTGCCTGACGCAGAGCTCCGCCGTACACTCTGG TCTCTAGTGGCCTTCCCCAAGCTGAAGAGACAGGTGTTGTCGTATGACCCTCCAGTTAGCACGCCCAAAGACTTCACAGACAGCACGCTCTTCTACGTCAACCAGGAGTTCTCACTCAT CAAAAACTCCAAAGTCCAGAAGCGTGGAAAGATCAATCTGATTGGTCGTCTGCAGCTGACCACAGAGCGaatgagagaagaggagaatgaAGGAATCGTTCAGCTCAGAATACTCAGAACTCAG GAGGCCATCATCCAGATCatgaagatgaggaagaggatcAGCAACGCCCAGCTGCAGACGGAGCTGGTGGAGATCCTGAAGAACATGTTTCTGCCTCAGAAGAAGATGATCAAGGAGCAGATCGAGTGGCTCATCGAACACAAGTACATAAAGAGGGACGAGACAGACATCAACACCTTCCTCTACATGGCCTAG
- the LOC141771123 gene encoding cullin-5-like isoform X2, with product MGKQGSNKKTNMEDSIVRKLMLDTWNESIFSNIKSRLQDSAMKLVHAERQGEAFDSQLVIGVRESYVNLCSNPEDKLQIYRDNFEKAYLDSTERFYRTQAPSYLQQNGVQNYMKYADAKLREEEKRALRYLETRRECNSVQALMECCVNALVTSFKETILAECPGMIKRNETDKLHLMFSLMDKVPSGIEPMLKDLEEHIVNAGLADMVAAAETITSDSEKYVEQLLTLFNRFSKLVKEAFHDDPRFLTARDKAYKAVVNDATIFKLELPLKQKGVGMKTQPESKCPELLANYCDMLLRKTPLSKKLTSEEIELKLKEVLLVLKYVQNKDVFMRYHKAHLTRRLILDISADSEIEENMVEWLREVGMPADYVNKLARMFQDIKVSEDLNQVFKEMHKHNKLALPADSVNIKILNAGAWSRSSEKVFVSLPTELEDLIPEVEDFYKRNHSGRKLHWHHLMSNGIITLKNDVGQYDLEVTTFQLAVLFAWNQRPRERISFENLKLATELPDAELRRTLWSLVAFPKLKRQVLSYDPPVSTPKDFTDSTLFYVNQEFSLIKNSKVQKRGKINLIGRLQLTTERMREEENEGIVQLRILRTQEAIIQIMKMRKRISNAQLQTELVEILKNMFLPQKKMIKEQIEWLIEHKYIKRDETDINTFLYMA from the exons ATGGGCAAACAGGGCAgcaacaagaaaacaaacatggagGACAGCATCGTACGCAag CTGATGTTGGACACGTGGAACGAGTCGATCTTTTCCAACATCAAGAGTCGCCTGCAGGACAGCGCCATGAAGCTAGTGCACGCTGAGAGACAGGGGGAGGCCTTCGACTCCCAGCTCGTTATAGGAGTACGAGAGTCGTACG TGAACCTGTGTTCTAACCCAGAGGACAAGCTGCAGATCTACAGGGATAACTTTGAGAAAGCCTACCTGGACTCCACAGAGAGGTTTTACAGAACACAGGCACCGTCCTACCTGCAACAGAACGGCGTCCAGAACTACATGAAATAT GCAGACGCGAAgctgagagaagaggagaagagagcaCTTAGATATCTAGAGACACGTCGTGAATGTAACTCTGTTCAAGCT CTTATGGAGTGTTGTGTGAACGCTCTGGTGACCTCGTTCAAAGAGACCATCCTCGCCGAATGTCCAGGGATGATCAAACGAAACGAGACAGACA AGCTGCACCTGATGTTTTCACTGATGGACAAGGTTCCCAGCGGGATCGAGCCCATGCTGAAAGATTTGGAAGAACATATCGTCAATGCTGGACTAGCAGACATGGTGGCTGCTGCCGAGACTATCACTAGC GACTCTGAGAAGTACGTGGAGCAGTTGTTGACTTTGTTTAATCGCTTCAGTAAGCTGGTAAAGGAGGCCTTCCATGACGACCCTCGCTTCCTCACAGCAAGAGATAAG GCTTACAAGGCTGTTGTCAATGACGCCACCATCTTCAAACTGGAGCTGCCTCTGAAACAGAAAGG TGTGGGTATGAAGACTCAGCCGGAGTCAAAGTGTCCTGAGCTGCTGGCGAACTACTGTGACATGCTGCTGAGGAAAACTCCTCTCAGCAAGAAACTCACCTCGGAGGAAATCGAGCTCAAACTCAAAGAAGTG CTCTTGGTGTTGAAGTACGTCCAGAATAAAGACGTGTTCATGCGTTACCACAAAGCTCACCTGACCAGGCGCCTGATTCTGGACATTTCAGCCGATAGCGAAATTGAAGAGAACATGGTGGAGTGGCTGAGA GAAGTAGGAATGCCTGCTGATTATGTGAACAAGCTGGCCAGGATGTTTCAGGACATCAAGGTCTCAGAGGACCTCAATCAGGTcttcaaagagatgcacaaacacaacaagcTGGCACTGCCag CGGACAGTGTGAACATTAAGATCCTGAACGCCGGGGCGTGGTCACGAAGCAGTGAGAAGGTTTTTGTCTCGCTGCCCACGGAGCTGGAGGACCTGATCCCTGAGGTGGAAGACTTCTACAAGAGGAATCACAGCGGTCGCAAACTCCACTGGCATCACCTCATGTCCAACGGCATT ATCACCCTTAAAAACGATGTGGGGCAGTACGACCTGGAGGTGACGACGTTCCAGCTGGCGGTGTTGTTCGCCTGGAACCAGAGACCCAGAGAGAGAATCAGCTTTGAGAACCTCAAACTGGCCACCGAGCTGCCTGACGCAGAGCTCCGCCGTACACTCTGG TCTCTAGTGGCCTTCCCCAAGCTGAAGAGACAGGTGTTGTCGTATGACCCTCCAGTTAGCACGCCCAAAGACTTCACAGACAGCACGCTCTTCTACGTCAACCAGGAGTTCTCACTCAT CAAAAACTCCAAAGTCCAGAAGCGTGGAAAGATCAATCTGATTGGTCGTCTGCAGCTGACCACAGAGCGaatgagagaagaggagaatgaAGGAATCGTTCAGCTCAGAATACTCAGAACTCAG GAGGCCATCATCCAGATCatgaagatgaggaagaggatcAGCAACGCCCAGCTGCAGACGGAGCTGGTGGAGATCCTGAAGAACATGTTTCTGCCTCAGAAGAAGATGATCAAGGAGCAGATCGAGTGGCTCATCGAACACAAGTACATAAAGAGGGACGAGACAGACATCAACACCTTCCTCTACATGGCCTAG